Below is a window of Plasmodium brasilianum strain Bolivian I chromosome 14, whole genome shotgun sequence DNA.
agtGCAAAAATATTCCCTgctataaacaaattaatttaataaaaaataacaaaaaggGAAAAGCATGCATAAAACGAATAAACATACTTCctttcatgtatatatacatacatttatatatatatacacttatttATGGGAAGATATAGacgtatgtgtatgcatgtatatccATACGAACACTTATGTAAATAAGCATGAGTTTGTTATTTTCTCCCTCGTTTTATGTAACTGCACATAATAGccttataaaatatttttttttttttataaaatttaatttccctttttatgAATATCCTGAGTTCTTTTGTTGcgtacataagtatataatagagaaagagagagagagagagagagagagagagagGGAAGGAGATGAAAATACACAATGTAGacttatatacacatgtggGCTTATGCTAGTACCATTTTTGATTCTTCATTTAGGtcttcctttattttttgatattctATAAcaaaagagagaaaaaacaaatattaaagaTTAAATGTAAATTGTGAAAAATGCTATGACAATTTCTTTGGTACCTTATTTACAactttgttttaatttttcatgatttaaggtatattatttatatgtttatctatttgtttgtttattcattttaatttttttttttttttttcgtactTGTCTGTAATTGTTTATTAGTATAATTAGGAGAACTTCTTTTTTGAATAGGATAAACATTTAAAACATTtgatggaaaaaaaatacgaataaattcaattaattttttaaatgctaACTTATAATCCTCTTGACTCAAATCCAAAATGATATTAGACTTGTTACATTTCTTTTTACAAAACAATTCATAGTCTAGTATAGAATTTGaagtattttttgaattaactAAATTACAACATATTTCACAACGACCCTCAGAAcatttttttgcttcttcttgattttttttaaaatttgatGAGCACTTTTTTTCGAAATTtgttaactttttaaaagtaCATGAACATTCGTTATAATACGAATTTTCATTATCAACTATACAAGCCAAAGTGTTACCCATTTGAATTACTTTcgatatttcatttttataatttatttttgaattaagATAAGacaaaaatgatgaaaagaCATTTTTTGATTCCGCACAAATTATATTCACAAGTGCAAAGAATAATACTGCCACAACCTTCTTATGCATCTTTGCGTACGCTctagtataaataaatatacgtatgtatgtctgcaactattatatatgtacgtattatATGTGAATGTATGCACTCTGTATTTGTTTCAAGCTACTTTTTAAACTGCTAAGCAGTTAAGTGGCTAAACTGCTAAACGGTTAATTGCCTAAACAGTTAAGGGACTAAACGGTTAAGGGGCTAAACTGCTAAACGGATAAACGGCTAAACGGATAAACTGCTAAACGGATAAACTGCTAAACGGATAAACTGTTAAACGGTAAACTTCTAAATTACTAAgttattattcaaaatatttttttcataatgcactttcataatatgtaaattaatttagagataatgtttttataatttttgttctttatgTCTCTGTCTTATTTTCtgtcttttattttttttttattttattccctTATTTAAGATTGTTGTTTGAGTGTTTTTTGTGAAGTTGTGTACATACAtcaacaataaaaaaaaaaaaaaaatacaagcgttcacatatatttgaaaaagcTTATATTCTTCTGCGCGCTTATAATACTCATacgtatacatttatacaaacataagtatacatatatatttatacatgtaaacaaaataatgaataatgtgaatattatatgtttgcATTTTCGTTCTGTTCTAAATATGTGCATGAGTTactattacatatttttgaaaaccCCAAATTGTTTTCAAAACCTCCTGCATTCTTAATaggttatatataaagaatattttattttgttacacatttttacttaatttaattttttttttttaagaaaaggGATTAAAATAATAGGTGTATCACGCAGAAACGAGTAGTGTAAAATGGTAGCAagtatttttctaaatatgcatgtattaAAGTATGCACGCTTCCTACTGATAATCTTAAATGTAATCTcccatatgtatgtaaaagaatatatatatatatacatacatacgctATGCTGCTATGCcctatattaatttataagttacgaattataaaaacaataaatttaCCACTTCgatgataaatataaattactatatattttattttttttaatattaacttTTATACTGGTCCCatattatactattttttatgccCTTCGATCTTTGCATTATTCTTTACCgccatataaatttttgaatGCCTTTTGAAACTCATCGTGTAGTTCTGTTAAgatgggaaaaaataaatatgtaaataattaaataaataattaaatatatatatatatatatatatatgtgtaatcACTGGTGAAATTTCGCTGGTTTCAGTATAAGAGGCGTAAAGGCTTCCACAAAatgatacaaaaataaatgtcttctttttttttttttttttgtttatttgtaaGCAAACACAtctttgtatttatttttttttttgcatcgAGCTATTACCTTGACTAATTGGTTTTCCATCTTTGTAAATTGTTTCTCTTAAATGCATTTTACTTCTCTCTAAAGCTATATCTGCATATGGATCTTTTAAGCAtcttaaaaaaggaaaacacagcaagaaaaaaatagtgtataataatacatgGACTGGTTGGCACAATTATTGTAGTCTTGTGTGAAGAACTGGTTttgtgtaaaatattttttataaaaaaatatagagagaatattttttccatcaTTTTCCACATGCAAGCTtcaatttcttttcttttcctttttctttcttttcttatttttcttctctccttttctttctttttaccTCCTTAAAATGTCAGCCATTTCCGAAGCATACCTTGTGTATGAAACATTCGCCGCTTTCCACATTTTAAAACAAGGCCTTTACCGTACAAGATAACTTCTGGCAGTTTATTTGCATAAATGTGtaattgtatatgtatacatgtatatgcatatacgttTTATAAACTATTAATTCTTGAATAAAGGAATATAACTTAAAACTCAAAATATTCCCTTGTAACGATTAAATAGGTGTGTTTATTAAAGGGGGAAAAACTCAAATTTTGTGTGAGgatggaagaaaaaaaataaaatggattaGCATTTGAAGGGGGAAACTGGTATGGGAAACAGTAATTATAgcacaaacatatatttacatatatatatatatgcagtatagtaaaaaataatctttgcaaaaaaaaaaaaaagaacaaataaaatataataaaatatgaaaaaatatcgtataatataataaaatacgataaaatataataaaagaaaataaaagaatgttGGGTAAAATAAGGAAAGCACCAGTACAAAAAGCAatgtttgtaaaaaaaaaaaaaaaagaaagatatGCAGTTCAGTATTACACCTAAAAATTATCGcgttaaatatttataacatagAATATATTTGCCACCTACTATttcatatgtaaaataacaaacttatgcgcatttattttatgaggAGCTGAGGACAAAAGAATGAACTTCTTCGTTCTTTtaacaaagaaaaatgttttaataagAACAACACTGCTTTATTTGATGTAACCGTTTGATGATTATGGTTAAGTACAATAAAAAGAGGAGCCCAATGcatataattatgataatgaAGTATCATGCAGAActgttaaaaatttaatgaagtTTAATTAAATACTACACAGATAAAAGATTTGATTATCtgatatattcttattttgttAGTTATACCTACTTTGATTTTTTcgtttctttttaatataatagtatatattaCCACTGCTCACAGTCGGAACATTTTGTAGAGGCGTATATGTGTGAGgaatgtatgtacgtatgtgtatatgcacCATCGTATGAAAATTTGAACGACtgaataatacatacatatatatatatatacgtggcACAATTATATGGACAAGTATATGTCAGTACGCAGTGCGAATTCTTCTAGGAGAGCAACAAGATAATGAACGTAagcacatataaatatgcactGCTTTATGAGAGACTACAACAATTGCGTAGGCAAAAGTATGATTAGCCAATTTATTGTGAGCAATGTAAAAGggataaaaagaagagataGGCATGGTTTCTCCGTTTTTAGTGCTATTATTGATAATAATgcaaatgaatataaatatatgtttaataaaagaagaaattacTACAGCTGGCCCTCTTACAGTTTGAAATTCATGggaggaaataaaaaaaaatcgaaGAAAAATGTTGATATAACACACATATACGCACGAAAGACCgtgttatatttaaatagcAATCTGTTTTTCTcgacaaataaaaaattaaatattataaaccCACAAAAGATTAGAAATGTAGCTATTATTGCACACGTAGATCATGGAAAGACAACTCTTGttgataaattattaagGCAAGGAGGAGAAGAACAAATTAATGATAGAGTAATGGATCATAATGATTTAGAAAAAGAGAGAGGTATTACTATAATGTCAAAAGTGacaagaataaaatatggtgattacttttttaatattgttgATACACCTGGACATTCAGATTTTGGTGGAGAAGTAGAAAgagttttaaatttaattgatGGGGTATGTTTAATTATTGATGTAGTGGAAGGCCCTAAAAATCAAACAAAATTTGTATTGAAAAAATCATTGTTGAATCcgaaatgtaaaattattgtaattatgaataaatttgATAAGCcaagtaatattaaaaaaaaagaagaaattgaaaatgaaatattcgATTTATTTGCAGATCTCAATGCACCTGATGAATTAATGAATTATCCTATTCTTTATGCATCAGCAAAAAATGGATGGTGTACCGATAACTTTGATGAcgcaaaacaaaataaatgtgaACATAATAACGTCCtagttatatttaaaaaaattatagattACTTTGATGCCCCACTTACATCGTCCATTGTGCCCCCTGACCATTCTGATGGTAACACAAAAGCGGAAGTAGATACACAGGTTAAAAGCGATGAGATCAATTGCAACATCAACGGCGTAATCAACAGTGAAGGAAGCACGTGCATTAACAGTTGTAGTAACGATGTTGATGAGGACAGCAAACGGAGGAGCGAAATTATGAAGGAGCCCTTCAGTCTGCTTGTAAGCCTTATAGATCACCAAGAAGGGGTAGGTGTAACAGTCACAGGGAAAATATATAGCggagttat
It encodes the following:
- a CDS encoding secreted ookinete protein yields the protein MHKKVVAVLFFALVNIICAESKNVFSSFLSYLNSKINYKNEISKVIQMGNTLACIVDNENSYYNECSCTFKKLTNFEKKCSSNFKKNQEEAKKCSEGRCEICCNLVNSKNTSNSILDYELFCKKKCNKSNIILDLSQEDYKLAFKKLIEFIRIFFPSNVLNVYPIQKRSSPNYTNKQLQTKYQKIKEDLNEESKMTNMENMDGINSLTVDGSEELFSPYDEY
- a CDS encoding GTP-binding translation elongation factor tu family protein translates to MISQFIVSNVKGIKRRDRHGFSVFSAIIDNNANEYKYMFNKRRNYYSWPSYSLKFMGGNKKKSKKNVDITHIYARKTVLYLNSNLFFSTNKKLNIINPQKIRNVAIIAHVDHGKTTLVDKLLRQGGEEQINDRVMDHNDLEKERGITIMSKVTRIKYGDYFFNIVDTPGHSDFGGEVERVLNLIDGVCLIIDVVEGPKNQTKFVLKKSLLNPKCKIIVIMNKFDKPSNIKKKEEIENEIFDLFADLNAPDELMNYPILYASAKNGWCTDNFDDAKQNKCEHNNVLVIFKKIIDYFDAPLTSSIVPPDHSDGNTKAEVDTQVKSDEINCNINGVINSEGSTCINSCSNDVDEDSKRRSEIMKEPFSLLVSLIDHQEGVGVTVTGKIYSGVIKKGDTIIVKNEENKIRGNCVIKNIFYMKGRKIENVISASAGDIVNISFSKGIIPSVNDTLSSNEKVPSLKARPIDPPVLCLKISQNTSPLTGKDGKHITLSSIGNRLKKEAAINVAIEINESEKKDSYEVKGRGELQLGILIEKLRREGYEMTISSPNVVYTKDEKGNLLEPIEEFHITIPSLMSSNVIEKLNTRKAEIIDIVNDNDNTFIKCICPSRNFFGMRSYLRDISKGTSIINSELKEYKKKQTSFKGDRNGVIISSSNGTTTAFSLDPIQLKGFLFVNENFPTYEGMIIGEHFLSNDIEMNAVKIKPVQHLRNKGHEETIRINHKQITIEYALSFIQDDEEIEVTPKRIVMRKKILNTEMRKTANRKIKNS